A region from the Stutzerimonas stutzeri genome encodes:
- the rep gene encoding DNA helicase Rep, translating into MSRLNPRQQEAVNYVGGPLLVLAGAGSGKTSVITRKIAYLVQQCGIQARHIVAMTFTNKAAREMKERVGTLLKGAEARGLTVSTFHNLGMNIIRKEYARLGYKPGFSIFDDGDIKALLTDIMQKEYSGDDGADEIKNYIDSWKNDLILPDEALANARNPKEQTAAIVYLHYQRTLKAYNAVDFNDLILLPVKLFQEHADILEKWQNRIRYLLVDEYQDTNASQYLLVKLLVGMRNQFTVVGDDDQSIYAWRGARPENLMLLKEDYPSLKVVMLEQNYRSTSRILKCANILIANNPHVFEKQLWSEMGHGDEIRVIRTRNEDAECERVALEILTEHLRTQRPYSDFAILYRGNYQAKLMELKLQHHQIPYRLSGGTSFFARQEVKDLMSYFRLLVNPDDDNAFLRVINVPRREIGSTTLEKLGNYASERGISMYAASDEIGLGAHLDSRYAERLSRFKHWMDNVRQQCVVNEPIAAIRSMVMDIDYENWLRQNASSDKVADARMGNVWFLVDALKSTLEKDEDGDMTIEDAIGKLVLRDMLERQQEEEEGAEGVQMMTMHASKGLEFPSVYIIGFEEEILPHRSSIEADTIEEERRLAYVGITRAKRNLALTFAAKRKQYGEVIDCTPSRFLDELPPEDLVWEGQEDAPVEVKAARGNDALAAMRAMLKK; encoded by the coding sequence ATGTCCCGACTCAACCCCCGGCAGCAGGAAGCCGTGAACTACGTCGGCGGCCCCCTGCTGGTGCTCGCCGGCGCCGGCTCCGGCAAGACCAGCGTGATCACCCGCAAGATCGCCTATCTGGTGCAGCAGTGCGGCATCCAGGCCCGCCATATCGTCGCCATGACCTTCACCAACAAGGCCGCGCGCGAAATGAAGGAGCGCGTCGGCACGCTGCTCAAGGGCGCCGAGGCACGCGGCCTGACCGTGTCCACCTTCCACAACCTGGGCATGAACATCATCCGGAAGGAATACGCGCGCCTGGGCTACAAGCCCGGCTTCTCGATCTTCGATGACGGCGACATCAAGGCGCTGCTCACCGACATCATGCAGAAGGAGTATTCCGGCGATGACGGTGCCGACGAGATCAAGAACTACATCGACAGCTGGAAGAACGACCTGATCCTGCCCGACGAGGCGCTCGCCAACGCCCGCAACCCGAAGGAGCAGACCGCCGCCATCGTCTACCTGCACTACCAGCGCACGCTCAAGGCGTACAACGCGGTGGACTTCAACGACCTGATTCTGCTGCCGGTGAAGCTCTTCCAGGAGCACGCCGACATTTTGGAGAAGTGGCAGAACCGCATCCGCTACCTGCTGGTCGACGAATACCAGGACACCAACGCCAGCCAGTACCTGCTGGTGAAGCTGTTGGTGGGCATGCGCAACCAGTTCACCGTGGTCGGCGACGACGACCAGTCGATCTATGCCTGGCGTGGCGCGCGCCCGGAAAACCTGATGCTGCTCAAAGAGGACTACCCGTCCTTGAAAGTGGTGATGCTGGAGCAGAACTACCGCTCCACCAGCCGCATTCTCAAGTGCGCCAACATCCTCATCGCCAACAACCCGCACGTGTTCGAGAAGCAGCTGTGGTCGGAGATGGGCCATGGCGACGAAATCCGCGTGATCCGCACCCGCAACGAGGACGCCGAGTGCGAGCGCGTGGCGCTGGAGATCCTTACCGAGCACCTGCGCACCCAGCGCCCCTACAGCGACTTCGCCATCCTCTATCGCGGCAACTACCAGGCCAAGCTGATGGAGCTGAAGTTGCAACACCACCAGATTCCCTATCGCCTGTCCGGCGGCACCAGCTTCTTCGCCCGCCAGGAGGTCAAGGACCTGATGAGCTACTTCCGCCTGCTGGTCAACCCTGACGATGACAACGCCTTCCTGCGGGTGATCAACGTGCCGCGCCGTGAGATCGGTTCCACCACCCTGGAAAAGCTCGGCAACTACGCCAGCGAACGCGGCATCTCTATGTACGCCGCTTCCGACGAGATCGGCCTCGGCGCACATCTCGACAGCCGTTACGCCGAGCGCCTGTCGCGCTTCAAGCACTGGATGGACAACGTCCGCCAGCAGTGCGTGGTCAACGAACCGATCGCCGCCATCCGCAGCATGGTGATGGACATCGACTACGAGAACTGGCTGCGCCAGAACGCCTCCAGTGACAAGGTGGCCGACGCGCGTATGGGCAACGTCTGGTTCCTCGTCGACGCGCTGAAGAGCACGCTGGAAAAGGACGAAGACGGCGACATGACCATCGAGGACGCCATCGGCAAGCTGGTCCTGCGCGACATGCTCGAACGCCAGCAGGAAGAGGAAGAAGGCGCCGAGGGCGTGCAGATGATGACCATGCACGCCTCCAAGGGCCTGGAATTCCCCTCGGTGTACATCATCGGCTTCGAGGAGGAAATCCTGCCCCACCGCTCCAGCATCGAGGCCGACACCATCGAGGAAGAGCGGCGCCTGGCCTACGTCGGCATCACCCGCGCCAAGCGCAACCTGGCGCTGACCTTCGCCGCCAAACGCAAGCAATACGGCGAGGTGATCGACTGCACGCCGAGCCGCTTCCTCGACGAGCTACCGCCCGAAGACCTGGTCTGGGAAGGCCAGGAAGACGCGCCGGTAGAGGTCAAGGCAGCCCGCGGAAACGACGCGCTGGCAGCAATGCGGGCGATGTTGAAGAAGTAG
- a CDS encoding putative bifunctional diguanylate cyclase/phosphodiesterase, whose translation MRLVLLADEPEWGERLRAALAALRSPHMLLVAGDWPGAAAHLAEAGHGLLLTTPRRRPASGRFPGPTILLLDEEPDEAPEGVVDWLVAPQFNPDVLRRSLRYARERCALHGALQRLAEQDPLTGIANRQGFQALLVGELAEHDGEGLALGLLDLDNFRRVNETLGHRAGDGLILQVVARLKAQLEVGDRIARLGGDEFGLLLDTGRRSGRAEQVADRVVEALAEPYWLDGESLMLGCSLGLAHAKSDTDADQLLWLAQVAMRQAKARQGCTWYLYNERVNRNASSLADLEGELRRALRRDDLELHYQPRLCMETGRIVGLEALVRWRHASRGLLAPNEFIPMAEESGLIVPLGYWVISRALRDMQSLREKGSGELHMAVNLSFRQFQDSQLLITLQRLIEERGVDPRWLEFELTETAVMRRSEQVSGTMSALAELGVRFSLDDFGTGFSSFVHLNRLPISLLKIDKSFVDEVSAKADNSLVQAMIGLAHDLGLEVVAEGVERAGQLKLLERYGANQVQGYLISKPLPLAELETYLSNREKPEGVAQA comes from the coding sequence ATGCGTCTGGTTCTGTTGGCCGACGAGCCCGAGTGGGGCGAACGTCTGCGCGCTGCGCTGGCCGCGTTACGTAGCCCACACATGCTGCTGGTCGCCGGCGACTGGCCTGGCGCCGCTGCGCATCTGGCCGAAGCAGGGCACGGCCTGCTGCTTACCACACCGCGCCGCCGCCCGGCTTCGGGGCGCTTCCCCGGGCCCACCATTCTGTTGCTCGACGAAGAACCGGACGAGGCGCCCGAGGGCGTCGTCGACTGGCTGGTCGCTCCGCAATTCAACCCCGATGTGTTGCGCCGCAGCCTGCGTTATGCACGGGAACGGTGCGCCCTGCATGGGGCCTTGCAGCGCCTGGCCGAGCAGGACCCGCTGACCGGTATCGCCAACCGCCAGGGATTCCAGGCGCTTCTTGTCGGGGAGCTGGCCGAGCATGATGGCGAGGGACTGGCCCTGGGACTGCTGGATCTGGACAACTTCCGGCGGGTCAACGAGACGCTCGGGCATCGGGCCGGTGACGGGTTGATCCTGCAGGTGGTGGCGCGGTTGAAGGCGCAGCTGGAAGTCGGGGACCGGATCGCGCGGCTGGGGGGCGACGAATTCGGTCTGCTGCTCGATACCGGCCGCCGTTCCGGGCGCGCCGAGCAGGTAGCCGATCGGGTGGTTGAAGCCCTGGCCGAGCCCTACTGGCTCGATGGCGAAAGCCTGATGCTCGGTTGCAGCCTCGGGCTGGCCCACGCCAAGTCCGATACCGATGCCGATCAGCTGCTGTGGCTGGCGCAGGTCGCCATGCGCCAGGCGAAGGCCAGGCAAGGGTGTACCTGGTATCTCTACAACGAGCGGGTCAACCGCAACGCCAGCAGCCTGGCGGATCTGGAGGGCGAGCTGCGCCGTGCGCTACGTCGCGACGACCTGGAGCTGCATTATCAGCCGCGGCTGTGCATGGAGACCGGTCGCATCGTCGGGCTGGAGGCGCTGGTGCGCTGGCGGCATGCCTCGCGCGGTCTGCTGGCGCCGAATGAGTTCATCCCCATGGCAGAGGAGAGCGGGCTGATCGTACCGCTGGGCTACTGGGTGATTTCGCGGGCGCTGCGTGACATGCAGAGCCTGCGCGAAAAGGGTTCCGGCGAGCTGCACATGGCGGTCAACCTGTCCTTCCGGCAGTTTCAGGACAGCCAGCTGCTGATCACCCTGCAGCGATTGATCGAGGAGCGCGGCGTGGATCCGCGCTGGCTCGAATTCGAGCTCACCGAGACGGCGGTGATGCGCCGCAGCGAACAGGTCAGCGGAACCATGAGCGCCCTGGCGGAGCTGGGGGTGCGCTTTTCGCTGGACGATTTCGGCACCGGTTTCTCGTCGTTCGTGCACTTGAATCGACTGCCCATCAGCTTGCTGAAGATCGACAAGAGCTTCGTCGACGAGGTCAGCGCCAAGGCGGACAACAGCCTGGTGCAGGCCATGATCGGCCTGGCTCACGATCTGGGGCTGGAAGTGGTGGCCGAGGGCGTGGAGCGGGCAGGTCAGTTGAAGCTGCTGGAGCGCTACGGGGCCAATCAGGTGCAGGGCTACCTGATCAGCAAGCCGTTGCCGCTGGCGGAACTGGAAACGTACCTGAGCAATCGCGAAAAACCGGAAGGCGTTGCGCAAGCCTAG
- a CDS encoding BCCT family transporter: MEANTSSPSTLNPPVFYGSAILVLLLVIYSVAAPEHAQAVFSDVQAWIIANVSWLYILAVAIILLMVVLLALSRYGEIKLGPDHSEPDYSYLTWFSMLFSAGMGIGLMFFGVAEPVMHFLSPPVGEGGTVIAARDAMKITFFHWGLHAWAIYAIVAMILAYFSFRQGLPLTLRSALYPLIGERIHGPIGHAVDIFAIIGTVLGVATSLGLGVTQINTGLNHLYGLPVSIPVQIALIAGTTLLATISVVTGLDKGVRRLSELNLSLAVLLLLLVLIAGPTVFILQTFVQNTGNYFSQIITATFNLYAYEPNDWIGGWTLFYWGWWLAWSPFVGLFIARISRGRTIREFVTGVLLVPTAFTLLWMTVFGDTAIHMILWDHVTSLGEAIERDSSLALFAFLEHFPFAALLSLIAIVMVVVFFVTSADSGALVVDMLASGGEGQTPVWQRVFWAGSMGAVAIALLLADGLTALQTATIASALPFTLVLLCAMWGLLKALRVDATKQGLRYQSLNTTPTAPQSEGGWRRRIQNLTKYPRRRDVERFIREVAAPACAAVAEELRQQGYDVELTSGEDNRTGLQIAHEGAPDFIYQIRPRGYPMPSFVVTEEGDDDERNYYRAEVHLKEGGQNYDVMGWSREGVIGDILDQYEKHMHFLHMVR; this comes from the coding sequence ATGGAGGCCAACACGTCTTCACCTTCCACCCTCAATCCACCCGTTTTCTACGGTTCCGCCATCCTGGTCCTGCTACTGGTGATCTACAGCGTCGCCGCCCCCGAACACGCTCAGGCTGTGTTCAGCGACGTTCAGGCCTGGATCATCGCCAACGTCAGCTGGCTATACATTCTCGCCGTGGCGATCATCCTGCTGATGGTCGTGTTGCTGGCGCTCAGCCGGTACGGGGAAATCAAGCTCGGCCCCGACCACAGTGAGCCCGACTACAGCTACCTGACCTGGTTCTCGATGCTGTTCTCGGCGGGCATGGGCATCGGCCTGATGTTCTTCGGCGTCGCCGAGCCGGTGATGCACTTCCTTTCGCCCCCGGTTGGCGAAGGCGGCACGGTGATAGCCGCACGCGACGCGATGAAAATCACCTTCTTCCACTGGGGGCTGCACGCCTGGGCCATCTACGCCATCGTGGCGATGATTCTGGCCTATTTCAGCTTTCGCCAAGGCCTGCCGCTGACACTGCGCTCGGCCCTGTACCCGCTGATCGGCGAACGTATTCACGGGCCGATAGGCCACGCCGTGGATATCTTCGCCATCATTGGCACCGTGCTCGGCGTCGCGACGTCCCTCGGACTAGGCGTCACCCAGATCAACACCGGACTGAACCACCTCTACGGACTGCCGGTATCCATACCGGTACAGATCGCGCTGATCGCCGGCACCACCTTGCTGGCGACCATCTCGGTGGTCACCGGGCTGGACAAGGGCGTGCGCCGCCTGTCGGAACTGAACCTGTCGCTGGCCGTGCTGTTGCTGCTGCTGGTACTGATCGCCGGCCCAACCGTATTCATCCTGCAGACCTTCGTGCAGAACACCGGCAACTACTTCTCGCAGATCATCACGGCGACCTTCAACCTCTACGCCTACGAGCCCAACGACTGGATTGGCGGCTGGACGCTGTTCTACTGGGGCTGGTGGCTGGCCTGGTCGCCCTTTGTCGGCCTGTTCATCGCGCGCATCTCGCGCGGGCGCACCATCCGTGAATTCGTCACCGGCGTGTTGCTGGTGCCCACTGCCTTCACACTGCTGTGGATGACGGTGTTCGGCGATACCGCCATCCATATGATTCTCTGGGACCACGTCACCAGCCTGGGCGAGGCCATCGAGCGGGACAGCTCGTTGGCGCTGTTCGCCTTTCTCGAGCACTTCCCCTTCGCTGCGCTGCTGTCGCTGATCGCCATCGTCATGGTGGTGGTGTTCTTCGTCACCTCGGCCGATTCCGGAGCGCTGGTGGTGGACATGCTCGCCTCGGGTGGCGAGGGCCAGACCCCGGTCTGGCAGCGCGTCTTCTGGGCCGGTTCCATGGGCGCGGTGGCCATCGCGCTGCTGCTCGCCGATGGCCTGACTGCGCTACAGACGGCCACGATCGCCAGCGCACTGCCCTTCACCCTGGTGCTGCTCTGCGCCATGTGGGGTCTGCTCAAGGCCTTGCGTGTCGATGCCACCAAGCAGGGCCTGCGCTATCAGTCACTCAATACCACGCCCACCGCGCCGCAATCGGAAGGCGGCTGGCGGCGGCGCATACAGAACCTGACCAAGTATCCACGCCGGCGCGACGTCGAGCGTTTCATCCGCGAAGTCGCCGCGCCGGCCTGTGCCGCAGTGGCCGAAGAGCTGCGTCAGCAGGGCTACGACGTCGAGCTGACCAGCGGCGAAGACAACCGTACCGGGCTGCAGATCGCCCATGAGGGCGCGCCCGATTTCATCTATCAGATCCGTCCGCGCGGCTATCCGATGCCGAGCTTCGTCGTCACCGAAGAAGGCGACGATGACGAGCGCAACTACTACCGCGCTGAAGTGCATCTCAAGGAGGGCGGCCAGAATTACGACGTGATGGGCTGGAGCCGCGAAGGCGTCATCGGCGACATCCTCGATCAGTACGAGAAGCACATGCACTTCCTGCACATGGTTCGATAG
- a CDS encoding YifB family Mg chelatase-like AAA ATPase, protein MSLAIVHSRAQVGVEAPAVTVEAHLANGLPSLALVGLPETAVKESKDRVRSAILTSGFDFPARRITLNLAPADLPKDGGRFDLAIALGILAASAQIPGDRLESLECLGELALSGALRPVQGVLPAALAARKAGRALLVPRANAEEASLASGLVVYAADHLLEVAAHFNGATPIEPFQAQGLLRQVLPYPDLAEVQGQAAAKRGLLVAAAGAHNLLFSGPPGTGKTLLASRLPGLLPPLEEQEALEVAAIHSVASQSPLEHWPQRPFRQPHHSASGPALVGGGSRPRPGEITLAHQGVLFLDELPEFDRKVLEVLREPLESGCIVIARARDKVRFPARFQLVAAMNPCPCGYLGDPSGRCRCSPDQIQRYRGKLSGPLLDRIDLHLTVAREATALNAPLAGSETTVEVAAKVAEARRIQLQRQGCANAFLDLTGLRSHCQLQPEDQQWLERACERLGLSLRAAHRILKVARTLADLQQATSIGRAHLAEALQYRPGSQAG, encoded by the coding sequence ATGTCCCTTGCAATCGTCCACAGCCGCGCTCAGGTCGGCGTGGAGGCGCCTGCCGTCACGGTCGAGGCGCATCTGGCCAACGGCCTGCCCTCGCTCGCTCTGGTCGGCCTGCCGGAAACCGCCGTCAAGGAAAGCAAGGACCGTGTGCGCAGCGCGATTCTGACCTCCGGCTTCGATTTTCCCGCCCGTCGCATCACGCTCAATCTCGCCCCGGCCGATCTGCCGAAAGACGGCGGTCGCTTCGATCTCGCGATCGCCTTGGGCATTCTTGCCGCCAGTGCGCAAATCCCTGGTGACCGTCTGGAGAGTCTCGAATGCCTCGGCGAGCTGGCACTCTCCGGAGCGTTGCGTCCGGTGCAAGGTGTATTGCCCGCTGCCTTGGCGGCGCGCAAGGCCGGACGCGCACTGCTGGTGCCCAGGGCCAATGCCGAGGAAGCCAGCCTGGCGTCCGGTCTGGTGGTCTACGCCGCGGATCACCTGCTCGAGGTAGCCGCACACTTCAACGGAGCGACCCCGATCGAGCCCTTCCAGGCGCAGGGGCTGCTGCGCCAGGTGTTGCCCTACCCCGACCTCGCCGAGGTTCAGGGGCAGGCGGCAGCCAAGCGCGGATTGCTGGTCGCTGCGGCCGGCGCCCACAACCTGTTGTTCTCCGGCCCGCCAGGCACCGGCAAGACCCTTCTGGCCAGCCGCCTGCCCGGATTGTTGCCGCCTTTGGAAGAACAGGAGGCGCTGGAAGTCGCCGCCATTCATTCGGTCGCCAGCCAGTCACCGCTGGAGCACTGGCCGCAGCGGCCGTTTCGTCAGCCCCATCACAGTGCATCGGGACCGGCACTGGTCGGCGGTGGTAGTCGACCGCGACCGGGCGAAATCACCTTGGCGCATCAGGGCGTGCTGTTCCTGGACGAGCTGCCGGAATTCGATCGCAAGGTGCTCGAGGTGCTTCGCGAGCCACTGGAATCGGGATGCATCGTTATCGCCCGCGCGCGTGACAAGGTGCGCTTCCCGGCTCGCTTTCAGCTGGTCGCGGCGATGAACCCCTGCCCCTGCGGCTATCTGGGCGACCCCAGCGGGCGCTGCCGCTGCTCGCCAGACCAGATCCAGCGCTACCGCGGCAAGCTCTCCGGTCCACTGCTCGATCGTATCGACCTGCACCTGACGGTCGCTCGCGAGGCGACGGCGCTGAACGCACCACTGGCGGGCAGCGAAACCACCGTCGAGGTCGCTGCCAAGGTTGCCGAGGCGCGGCGCATCCAGCTACAGCGCCAAGGCTGCGCCAATGCCTTCCTCGACCTCACCGGCCTGCGCAGTCATTGCCAGCTGCAACCGGAGGACCAGCAATGGCTGGAACGGGCCTGCGAGCGCCTCGGACTGTCATTGCGCGCGGCGCATCGGATCCTGAAAGTCGCGCGAACGCTGGCGGATCTGCAGCAAGCGACCTCGATCGGTCGTGCGCACCTGGCCGAAGCCCTGCAGTACCGACCCGGAAGCCAGGCCGGCTGA
- a CDS encoding accessory factor UbiK family protein, which produces MFPPKAFLDAVGAQASRLFNGENPLPRAEIEAQFKGIVQGALSKLDVVSREEFDGQMVVLARTRARLEALAAKVAELEEKLTPLTE; this is translated from the coding sequence ATGTTCCCGCCCAAAGCTTTCCTCGACGCCGTCGGCGCCCAGGCTTCGCGCCTGTTCAACGGAGAAAACCCCTTGCCTCGTGCTGAAATCGAAGCCCAGTTCAAGGGCATCGTGCAGGGCGCCTTGAGCAAGCTCGACGTGGTCAGCCGAGAGGAATTCGACGGCCAGATGGTCGTGCTGGCCCGCACCCGCGCACGTCTCGAGGCGCTGGCAGCCAAGGTTGCCGAGCTGGAAGAAAAGCTAACGCCACTCACGGAGTAA
- the glnK gene encoding P-II family nitrogen regulator: MKLVTAIIKPFKLDDVRESLSEIGVQGITVTEVKGFGRQKGHTELYRGAEYVVDFLPKVKIDVAIADDQLDRVIEAITKAANTGKIGDGKIFVVNLEQAIRIRTGETDTDAI; this comes from the coding sequence ATGAAACTAGTCACTGCCATCATCAAGCCGTTCAAGCTGGACGACGTGCGCGAGTCGCTGTCCGAGATTGGCGTTCAGGGCATCACGGTCACCGAGGTCAAGGGTTTCGGTCGCCAGAAGGGGCATACCGAGCTCTATCGCGGTGCCGAATATGTCGTCGATTTTCTGCCGAAAGTGAAGATCGACGTGGCGATTGCTGACGATCAGCTCGATCGCGTGATCGAGGCCATCACCAAGGCGGCCAACACCGGCAAGATCGGCGACGGCAAGATTTTCGTCGTCAATCTGGAACAGGCCATTCGCATCCGTACAGGCGAAACCGATACCGACGCAATCTGA
- a CDS encoding ammonium transporter codes for MTLRKFAGLGALLSLICPGIAMAQEATLDSGDTAWMLTATALVLFMTIPGLALFYGGMVRSKNILSVMMQCFAITGLMSILWMVYGYSLAFDTAGMEAGVTNLNSFVGGLGRAFLSGLTPDSLTGSVPESVFITFQMTFAIITPALIVGAFAERMKFSAMLVFMGVWFTLVYAPIAHMVWGGDGGLLWDWGVLDFAGGTVVHINAGIAGLVACIVLGKRKGFPTTPMAPHNLGLTLVGAAMLWIGWFGFNAGSSLASNGTAGMAMLVTQIATAAAALSWMFAEWMTHGKPSALGIASGVVAGLVAITPAAGTVGPMGALIIGLVSGAICFFCATSLKRKLGYDDSLDAFGVHGVGGIVGALLTGVFAAPALGGFGEVENVALQLWIQFKGVLFTVVYTAIVTFVILKVIDAVMGLRVSEEEETIGLDLSLHNERGYNL; via the coding sequence ATGACTCTGCGAAAATTCGCAGGGCTAGGAGCCCTTTTGTCTCTGATTTGCCCCGGCATCGCCATGGCGCAGGAGGCAACGCTTGATTCCGGCGATACGGCATGGATGCTCACAGCCACTGCGCTGGTGTTGTTCATGACGATTCCAGGCCTGGCGCTGTTCTACGGCGGCATGGTCCGTTCGAAGAACATCCTCTCGGTGATGATGCAGTGCTTCGCCATTACCGGCCTGATGAGCATCCTCTGGATGGTCTACGGCTACAGCCTGGCCTTCGACACGGCGGGGATGGAAGCCGGCGTCACCAACCTCAACTCCTTCGTCGGCGGTCTCGGGCGTGCCTTCCTCAGCGGCCTGACGCCAGACAGCCTGACCGGCAGCGTGCCGGAGAGCGTCTTCATCACCTTCCAGATGACCTTCGCCATCATCACCCCGGCGTTGATCGTCGGTGCCTTCGCCGAGCGCATGAAATTCTCCGCGATGCTGGTGTTCATGGGCGTCTGGTTCACCCTGGTCTATGCGCCCATCGCACATATGGTCTGGGGCGGCGACGGCGGTCTGCTGTGGGACTGGGGCGTACTCGACTTCGCCGGCGGCACCGTGGTGCACATCAATGCCGGTATCGCCGGGCTGGTGGCGTGCATCGTGCTCGGCAAGCGCAAGGGCTTTCCGACAACACCGATGGCACCGCATAACCTCGGGCTGACCCTGGTCGGCGCTGCCATGCTCTGGATCGGCTGGTTCGGCTTCAACGCCGGTTCTTCGCTGGCCTCCAACGGCACCGCCGGCATGGCCATGCTGGTGACCCAGATCGCCACCGCGGCCGCCGCGTTGAGCTGGATGTTCGCCGAGTGGATGACCCACGGCAAACCCAGCGCGCTGGGCATCGCCTCCGGCGTGGTTGCCGGGCTGGTGGCGATCACCCCGGCGGCCGGCACGGTCGGGCCGATGGGAGCGCTCATCATCGGTCTGGTCTCCGGCGCGATCTGCTTCTTCTGCGCCACCAGCCTCAAACGCAAGCTCGGTTACGACGACTCCCTGGACGCCTTCGGCGTACACGGCGTCGGCGGCATTGTCGGAGCGCTGCTTACCGGCGTGTTCGCGGCGCCGGCGCTGGGCGGCTTCGGCGAGGTGGAGAATGTCGCCCTGCAGCTGTGGATCCAGTTCAAAGGCGTGCTCTTCACGGTCGTGTACACCGCCATTGTGACCTTCGTGATTCTCAAGGTGATCGATGCGGTGATGGGCCTGCGGGTCAGCGAAGAGGAAGAAACCATCGGCCTCGACCTCAGCCTGCACAACGAGCGCGGCTACAACCTGTAA
- a CDS encoding ammonium transporter → MDSTALIPVQYGLDTFYFLICGALVMWMAAGFSMLEAGLVRAKNTAEILTKNIVLYALASIMYLLIGYYIMYSSPEGGILPSLGFLIGDEHAVDVVAAGGEGAPYYSTRADFFFQVVFAATCMSVVSGAVAERMKLWAFIVFAVVMTGVIYPVQGFWKWGGGFLDAAGFLDFAGSGLVHMAGASAALAGVLLLGPRKGKYGPNGQINAIPGANLPLATLGAFILWMGWFGFNGGSQLKMSTIEDANAVAQVFTNTNMAAAGGLVAALITARLLFGKSDLTMVLNGALAGLVAITAEPLTPSALQSVLIGGVGGVLVVFSILALDKLKLDDPVGAISVHGVVGMWGLLAVPLTNAEASFGAQLLGLVSIFAWVFIASLIVWGIIKAVMGLRVSEEEEYEGVDVVECGLEAYPEFTSKR, encoded by the coding sequence ATGGATAGCACAGCACTGATACCCGTTCAGTACGGACTCGATACCTTCTACTTCCTCATCTGCGGCGCGCTGGTGATGTGGATGGCGGCCGGATTCTCGATGCTCGAGGCGGGGCTGGTTCGCGCCAAGAACACCGCCGAGATCCTGACCAAGAACATCGTGCTCTACGCGCTGGCTTCGATCATGTACCTGCTGATCGGCTACTACATCATGTACTCGAGCCCGGAAGGCGGCATCCTGCCGAGCCTGGGCTTTCTGATCGGCGATGAGCATGCGGTGGACGTGGTCGCCGCCGGTGGCGAAGGCGCGCCTTACTATTCGACCCGTGCCGATTTCTTCTTCCAGGTGGTGTTCGCCGCAACCTGTATGTCGGTGGTATCCGGTGCCGTGGCCGAGCGGATGAAACTGTGGGCCTTCATCGTCTTCGCGGTAGTGATGACCGGTGTCATCTATCCGGTGCAGGGTTTCTGGAAATGGGGTGGCGGCTTCCTCGACGCGGCTGGTTTCCTCGATTTCGCCGGCTCCGGCCTGGTGCACATGGCGGGCGCTTCGGCTGCTCTGGCTGGCGTACTGCTACTTGGCCCGCGCAAGGGCAAGTACGGTCCGAACGGTCAGATCAACGCGATTCCTGGCGCCAACCTGCCACTGGCCACCCTCGGTGCGTTCATCCTGTGGATGGGCTGGTTCGGCTTCAACGGCGGCTCGCAGTTGAAGATGAGCACCATCGAGGACGCCAATGCGGTCGCTCAGGTGTTCACTAACACCAATATGGCAGCCGCCGGCGGCTTGGTCGCGGCGCTAATCACGGCGCGCCTGCTGTTCGGCAAGTCCGACCTGACCATGGTGCTCAACGGTGCATTGGCCGGCCTGGTGGCGATTACCGCCGAGCCGCTGACGCCGAGCGCTCTGCAGTCCGTGCTGATCGGCGGCGTCGGTGGTGTGCTGGTGGTGTTCAGCATCCTCGCCCTGGACAAGCTCAAGCTCGATGACCCGGTTGGTGCCATTTCGGTGCACGGTGTGGTCGGCATGTGGGGATTGCTGGCGGTGCCGCTGACCAATGCCGAGGCCAGCTTCGGTGCACAGCTGCTGGGCCTAGTTTCGATCTTCGCCTGGGTGTTCATCGCCAGCTTGATCGTCTGGGGCATTATCAAGGCGGTGATGGGCCTGCGCGTCAGCGAAGAGGAAGAATACGAGGGTGTCGATGTGGTCGAGTGTGGCCTGGAAGCCTACCCGGAATTCACCAGCAAGCGCTGA
- a CDS encoding secondary thiamine-phosphate synthase enzyme YjbQ, translating into MWQQTLITLRPKPRGFHLITDELLAQLPELHQCRVGLLHLWLRHTSASLTVNENADGAVRRDFERFFNRLVPQGQAGYEHDYEGPDDLPAHFKASLLGCQLSVPVNEGRLALGTWQGIYLGEHRDQGGSRQVLVTLHGMAS; encoded by the coding sequence ATGTGGCAACAGACGCTGATCACGCTGCGACCGAAGCCGCGAGGCTTTCACCTGATTACCGACGAGCTGTTGGCTCAATTACCGGAACTGCATCAGTGCCGGGTCGGTCTGTTACACCTGTGGCTGCGTCATACCTCGGCCTCGTTGACCGTCAACGAAAATGCCGACGGCGCGGTACGGCGTGATTTCGAGCGATTCTTCAACCGCCTGGTGCCGCAAGGCCAGGCGGGTTACGAACATGACTACGAAGGGCCGGACGATCTGCCGGCGCATTTCAAGGCGAGTCTGCTCGGCTGTCAGCTGAGTGTGCCAGTCAACGAGGGGCGACTGGCACTGGGAACCTGGCAGGGTATCTACCTGGGTGAGCATCGCGACCAGGGAGGTTCCAGGCAGGTGCTTGTGACGTTGCATGGAATGGCGAGTTGA